In Mammaliicoccus sp. Marseille-Q6498, the genomic stretch TCCAAATGAAGGAATCATTTCTTTAATTTTATCTTGCCATTGTGGATATTCTTTAGGGAAACATTTTTCGAGCAATTGAATTACAACATGTACTGCTGTAGATGCACCTGGTGAAGCACCTAGTAAAGCTGAAATTGTTCCATCTTCACTCGTAATAAGTTCAGTACCAAATTGTAATGTACCTTTGCCGCCTTCATCTGTGTCTTTAATTACTTGAACACGTTGTCCGGCAATAACGATATCCCAATCTTCTAATTTAGCAGTTGGTACAAATTCTTTTAATTCTTCTAAACGTTTCTCATCAGATAAAAGAACTTGTTCAACTAAATATTTAGTTAATCCCATTTCTTTTAAACCAGCCGATAACATCGTAAAGACATTATTAGGCTTTACTGACCCAATTAAGTCCATGTTTGAACCAGTTTTTAAGAATTTTGGTGAGAATCCAGCAAATGGTCCGAATAATAGAGATCTTTTTCCTTCTATATATCTCGTATCTAAATGTGGCACAGACATTGGTGGTGCGCCAACTTTAGCTTTACCATATACTTTAGATTCATGCTTAGCAATCACTTCATCATTATTACAAACCATAAATAAGCCACTTACTGGGAAACCGCCAATATTACTTGCTTCTTTAATACCCGTTTTTTGTAAAAGAGGTAAACTTCCGCCACCAGCTCCAATAAATACAAAATCAGCGTTATGATACTCTGTTTTTTTCGTTTCACTATTATAAATTTTAAGTTGCCAACTATTATCTTGGTTTCTTCTAATATTTTGAACAGATTGATTAAATTGAATGTCTACATTATTTTCTTTCAAATTATCAATCATCGATCTCGTTAAATTACCAAAGTTTACATCCGTACCAGATTCAATTTTAGTAGCAGCGATTTTATCATCAGAAGGACGACCTTCCATCATTAAAGGCATCCAATGCTTTAATGTTTCAAAATCATCTGAAAATGTCATACCTGTAAATAATGGATTTTTAGTTAAAGCATCACAACGTTTTTTCAAAAATTCGATATTTTTCTCGCCATAAACAAAACTCATATGCGGAACCGGACGAATAAATGATTCCGGATTAGATAAACGACCATGATTGATCAAATATGTCCAAAATTGTTTAGATAATTGGAATTGCTCATTTATTTGGATAGCTTTATCAATATTAACCGAACCATCCGCCTCTTCTTTCGTGTA encodes the following:
- the mqo gene encoding malate dehydrogenase (quinone) — encoded protein: MNSIHKKTDVILIGGGIMSATLGVMLKELSPNLEIKLFEKLSKPAEESSNEWNNAGTGHSALCELNYTKEEADGSVNIDKAIQINEQFQLSKQFWTYLINHGRLSNPESFIRPVPHMSFVYGEKNIEFLKKRCDALTKNPLFTGMTFSDDFETLKHWMPLMMEGRPSDDKIAATKIESGTDVNFGNLTRSMIDNLKENNVDIQFNQSVQNIRRNQDNSWQLKIYNSETKKTEYHNADFVFIGAGGGSLPLLQKTGIKEASNIGGFPVSGLFMVCNNDEVIAKHESKVYGKAKVGAPPMSVPHLDTRYIEGKRSLLFGPFAGFSPKFLKTGSNMDLIGSVKPNNVFTMLSAGLKEMGLTKYLVEQVLLSDEKRLEELKEFVPTAKLEDWDIVIAGQRVQVIKDTDEGGKGTLQFGTELITSEDGTISALLGASPGASTAVHVVIQLLEKCFPKEYPQWQDKIKEMIPSFGLQLSENPELFDEINTSTSKALGLYK